A genomic window from Flavobacterium sp. I3-2 includes:
- the lpdA gene encoding dihydrolipoyl dehydrogenase, whose amino-acid sequence MKNNFDVIIIGSGPGGYVTAIRCAQLGLKTAIIEKYAVLGGTCLNVGCIPSKAMLDSSERYHEIKDNVNVHGISVDNLQVDLEKMIARKADVVSKINGGVSYLMKKNKVEVFQATGSFVDKNTILLKSENEEKTITGKNIIIATGSKPASLPGIDIDKKRIISSTEALVLKEIPKHLIVVGGGVIGMELGSVYARLGSKVTVLEYTGGILPSMDKKMGVELQKSLKKNLGFEFLLNHKVTGATNNGDNVTVTAEDKNGNTVAIEGDYCLMAIGRKPYTTGLGLENVGVELTPRGQVATDSNLETNVKGIYAIGDVVVGPMLAHKASEEGVYVAEIIAGQKPHIDYNLIPGIVYTSPEVSSVGKTEEELKTEGKNYKVGQFPFSASGRAITSGKTEGIAKVLTDAETDEILGFHIIGERASDLIGEPTVAMAFRASAEDIARISHGHPTYYENLREACLDVDKIAIHI is encoded by the coding sequence ATGAAAAATAATTTTGATGTAATCATTATCGGATCTGGACCAGGTGGCTATGTAACCGCAATCCGTTGTGCTCAATTAGGCTTAAAAACAGCTATTATCGAAAAATATGCAGTACTTGGAGGAACTTGTCTAAATGTAGGATGTATTCCTTCAAAAGCAATGTTAGACAGTTCTGAGCGGTACCATGAAATCAAGGATAACGTAAATGTTCATGGGATCTCTGTTGATAATTTGCAAGTTGATTTGGAAAAAATGATTGCCAGAAAAGCAGATGTTGTTTCTAAAATAAACGGCGGTGTAAGTTATCTGATGAAGAAGAATAAGGTTGAAGTATTTCAGGCAACGGGATCTTTTGTGGATAAAAACACCATTCTTCTGAAATCCGAAAACGAAGAAAAAACAATTACCGGTAAAAATATCATTATAGCGACGGGCTCTAAGCCCGCTTCGCTTCCGGGAATTGACATTGATAAAAAAAGAATCATCAGTTCTACCGAAGCGTTGGTTTTAAAAGAAATTCCGAAACATCTTATCGTAGTTGGTGGTGGTGTAATCGGAATGGAATTAGGTTCGGTTTACGCAAGATTAGGAAGCAAAGTAACCGTACTTGAATATACAGGAGGAATACTTCCGAGTATGGACAAAAAAATGGGAGTCGAACTTCAAAAATCTTTAAAAAAGAATTTAGGTTTTGAATTTTTGCTAAATCATAAAGTTACCGGAGCAACCAATAATGGTGATAATGTAACCGTTACTGCCGAAGATAAAAACGGTAATACCGTAGCAATTGAAGGGGATTATTGTCTAATGGCAATAGGTAGAAAACCTTATACAACAGGTTTAGGTTTGGAAAATGTTGGAGTTGAATTGACTCCACGCGGACAGGTTGCCACCGATAGCAATCTTGAAACCAATGTAAAAGGAATCTATGCCATCGGTGATGTTGTTGTAGGACCTATGCTTGCTCACAAAGCGTCTGAAGAAGGTGTTTATGTGGCAGAAATCATCGCTGGGCAAAAACCTCACATTGATTATAATTTAATTCCTGGAATTGTTTATACCAGTCCTGAAGTTTCAAGTGTAGGGAAAACCGAAGAAGAGCTGAAAACTGAAGGGAAAAATTACAAAGTAGGACAATTTCCTTTTTCTGCATCAGGAAGAGCTATCACAAGTGGTAAAACAGAGGGTATTGCAAAAGTCTTGACAGATGCGGAAACGGATGAAATTTTAGGTTTTCACATTATTGGTGAAAGAGCCTCTGATTTAATAGGTGAACCGACTGTAGCAATGGCATTCAGAGCTTCAGCAGAAGATATTGCACGCATTTCGCACGGGCATCCAACGTATTATGAAAACTTGCGTGAAGCTTGCCTTGATGTTGATAAGATAGCTATTCATATTTAA
- a CDS encoding efflux RND transporter periplasmic adaptor subunit, with protein sequence MKVNIIKVTSVLSIILASLFLISCGGKEHKEGDGHDHSTSQESSKESHSEEAENIATLTEDQIKTAGIELGSIEQKSLTASLKAIGKLRVPNKSKANATSLFGGVIKTLTVELGDYVRKGQVIATISNPQFVQLQEEYSSIQSRITFAEQELERQRELNEGNAGAKKNLQNATAELGTLKARKASLQQQIQMMGINPNNIANNNFRSSLTVTSPIDGTISDVFAKIGSYVDVSSPIVEIINNSSIHLDLQVFEKDLPLIKVGQKINFTITNNPQKSYAAKVTTIGSSFSGESKSIAVHSEIIGDKSGLIDGMNITGLVSLDDVLTSAVPNEAIVEADGKYYIFIKTDKEPEEHNEGGHDDHGHGHDEGEATHGHKNEKEASEHATQAAQKSNFEKIEVAKGTSNIGYTAITPVKEIPQNAQIVTKGAFFINAKLSNTGGHSH encoded by the coding sequence ATGAAAGTCAATATAATAAAAGTAACATCGGTGTTAAGTATTATTCTAGCATCCTTATTTTTGATATCATGTGGAGGTAAAGAGCATAAAGAAGGAGATGGACATGACCACTCTACTTCCCAAGAATCATCAAAAGAAAGTCACTCAGAAGAGGCTGAAAATATAGCAACGTTAACTGAAGACCAGATAAAGACGGCAGGAATTGAATTAGGAAGTATTGAGCAAAAGTCTCTAACGGCATCTTTAAAAGCCATCGGTAAACTTCGGGTTCCGAATAAGAGCAAAGCTAATGCAACTTCCTTGTTTGGTGGAGTTATTAAAACCTTAACTGTTGAACTTGGTGATTATGTAAGAAAAGGTCAGGTGATTGCAACTATCTCTAACCCTCAGTTTGTTCAGTTACAAGAAGAATACTCTTCCATCCAAAGCAGAATAACGTTTGCAGAACAAGAGTTAGAGCGTCAGAGAGAGTTGAACGAAGGAAATGCAGGAGCTAAAAAGAACTTACAAAATGCTACTGCAGAATTAGGTACTCTAAAAGCTAGAAAAGCTTCATTACAGCAACAAATTCAGATGATGGGAATTAACCCCAACAATATTGCTAATAATAATTTTCGTTCAAGTCTAACGGTAACAAGTCCAATTGATGGTACCATCAGTGATGTATTTGCAAAAATTGGAAGTTATGTGGACGTTTCCTCGCCTATTGTTGAAATTATTAATAATAGCTCTATTCATTTAGATTTACAGGTTTTTGAAAAAGATCTTCCATTAATCAAGGTAGGACAGAAAATTAACTTCACTATTACTAATAATCCGCAAAAAAGCTATGCCGCTAAAGTAACTACTATAGGATCATCTTTTAGTGGAGAAAGTAAATCAATTGCTGTTCATAGTGAAATTATTGGAGACAAATCAGGTTTAATAGATGGAATGAATATCACTGGGCTCGTAAGTCTTGATGATGTGTTGACTTCTGCTGTTCCAAATGAGGCAATTGTGGAAGCGGATGGTAAATACTACATATTTATTAAGACAGATAAGGAACCGGAAGAACATAATGAGGGAGGTCATGACGATCATGGTCATGGTCATGATGAAGGAGAAGCAACACATGGGCATAAAAATGAAAAAGAAGCTTCTGAGCATGCTACCCAAGCAGCACAGAAATCGAATTTTGAAAAAATTGAAGTAGCAAAGGGTACTTCAAACATTGGATATACAGCTATTACTCCGGTTAAAGAGATTCCACAAAATGCTCAGATTGTAACTAAAGGTGCTTTTTTTATTAATGCTAAGCTTAGTAATACAGGTGGTCATAGCCATTAA